In Eucalyptus grandis isolate ANBG69807.140 chromosome 4, ASM1654582v1, whole genome shotgun sequence, the following proteins share a genomic window:
- the LOC104443178 gene encoding proline-rich protein 2, which translates to PPPPPPPAAPPPPPSPPLPPPHPDDSDPESRPPRAGSRPSRSPSRHPAPHERPPPPEGERPSRAAGGGGGSDDGKAEEAEAARRPWNLRPRRAANPPPLSSRNGEALHDAAGGAPGGDKENYAQQQLQPKSVRLRGLAGEGERKEKKRKFWISLSKEEIEEDIFIMTGSRPARRPRKRPKNEQKQLDIVFPGLWLVGLTPDAYRVAEAPAKPAKR; encoded by the exons ccgccgcctcccccgccCCCGGCggctccccctcctcctccttctcctcctcttcccccGCCCCATCCCGACGACTCCGACCCCGAATCGCGGCCGCCGCGCGCCGGATCACGCCCCTCCCGCAGCCCTAGCCGCCACCCCGCGCCCCACGAGCGGCCCCCGCCTCCGGAGGGGGAGCGCCCGAGCCgcgcggccggcggcggcggcgggagcgACGACGGGAAGGCGGAGGAGGCCGAAGCGGCGCGGCGGCCGTGGAATCTGAGGCCGAGGAGGGCGGCGAACCCTCCGCCGCTGTCGTCGAGGAACGGCGAGGCGTTGCACGACGCCGCGGGCGGCGCGCCCGGCGGGGACAAGGAGAATTACGCGCAGCAGCAGTTGCAGCCGAAATCCGTGCGGTTACGAGGCTTAGCGGGGGAgggcgagaggaaggagaagaagaggaagttcTGGATATCGCTGTCGAAGGAGGAGATCGAGGAGGACATATTCATCATGACGGGGTCGAGACCTGCCCGGAGGCCTAGGAAGAGGCCCAAGAACGAGCAGAAGCAGCTCGAT ATTGTCTTTCCTGGTTTATGGTTGGTGGGGCTCACACCGGATGCTTACCGTGTGGCCGAAGCTCCGGCCAAGCCGgccaag AGATAG